From the genome of Psychrilyobacter atlanticus DSM 19335, one region includes:
- a CDS encoding RNA methyltransferase, with protein MRDNIYLGLVHYPVYNRNQETVATSVTNFDIHDISRSCKTYDVKGYHIITPVDAQVELTSRVIGYWKDGFGRNFNKDREAAFSSTHVTESIEKAIEEIEKAEGKKPVVITTSARVYDNSISYEDMSEKIYNDDNVYLLLFGTGHGLVDEIMDSCTHILDPIRGKTKYNHLSVRSAVAIILDRLLGEK; from the coding sequence ATGAGAGATAATATATATTTAGGGTTAGTACACTATCCTGTATACAATAGAAACCAAGAAACAGTAGCAACATCGGTAACAAACTTCGATATCCATGACATATCTAGAAGTTGTAAAACATATGACGTAAAGGGGTACCATATAATAACTCCAGTAGATGCTCAAGTAGAGTTAACTAGTAGAGTAATAGGATACTGGAAAGATGGATTTGGTAGAAACTTCAATAAAGATAGAGAAGCAGCATTTTCTAGTACTCATGTTACTGAAAGTATTGAAAAAGCGATAGAAGAGATTGAAAAAGCTGAAGGGAAAAAACCAGTAGTTATCACAACTTCTGCAAGAGTATATGATAACTCAATCTCATATGAAGATATGAGTGAAAAGATCTACAATGATGACAATGTTTACTTGTTATTATTTGGTACAGGACATGGTTTAGTAGATGAGATCATGGATAGCTGTACTCATATCTTAGATCCAATAAGAGGTAAGACAAAGTATAATCATCTGTCAGTAAGATCGGCAGTAGCTATAATCTTAGATAGATTATTAGGAGAAAAGTAG
- a CDS encoding gamma carbonic anhydrase family protein, whose amino-acid sequence MIYSLKDKTPKIGKNNYIAPNATLVGDIELGEDVSIWFGAVLRGDMSKITIGNASNIQDNCTVHGDAPYPVTLGEGVTVGHNAIVHGCTIGDNCVIGMGSILLNGATIPKNCLVGAGSVVGANLEIEEGSLVIGNPAIVKKKLSDKYIEYLKYAKDVYINDIDIYTKELEELK is encoded by the coding sequence ATGATATATTCTTTAAAAGATAAAACACCAAAGATTGGAAAAAATAACTATATAGCTCCTAATGCTACTTTAGTAGGAGACATTGAATTAGGTGAAGATGTAAGTATATGGTTTGGAGCTGTACTACGTGGAGATATGAGTAAGATCACCATTGGAAACGCCTCTAATATCCAAGATAACTGCACTGTTCATGGAGATGCACCTTATCCTGTTACACTAGGAGAGGGAGTTACAGTAGGACATAATGCTATTGTCCATGGATGTACTATAGGAGATAATTGTGTGATTGGTATGGGATCTATTTTGTTAAATGGTGCAACTATACCTAAAAATTGTCTTGTAGGAGCTGGATCTGTTGTAGGAGCTAACCTAGAGATTGAAGAGGGAAGCTTAGTAATAGGAAATCCTGCTATAGTTAAGAAAAAATTATCAGATAAATATATTGAATATCTAAAGTATGCAAAGGATGTATATATAAATGATATTGATATCTATACAAAAGAATTAGAAGAACTAAAATAA